DNA from Desulfuromonas sp. AOP6:
CTCCAGCAGAAACATGCGCACGCAATCGACGATAAAAACGCTGCCGGCCTGTTTCAGAGAAATAAGGCCTTTGTGTTCACCGCTCTTTTCCACCACAAAGCGCCCCAGCATGCCGAGGGGAGATTTAAGGTTGAGATCGTTCTCCAGCAGATAGAAAAAAAAGATCGGGTGGCGGCGCAAGGCCTCATGCAGGATGCTGCGCAAATCCCGGCAGAGAGTGGCGTCACCGGCCAGGGGCATAAAATCGAGAAAGATGGTGGAATACATGACCCTTTTGGGTTCGGGCACGGTGATCCAGCGTGTAATGCGCTCTTTCCAGTCCTTGAGCCGTCCACGCCAGTACGGATTGTTGGCCATGACCTTGCCGTTGCACAGGGGATAGCCGATGCGTTCGAAAGCCTGTACCAGCCGCTCCGAAAAGGGTTTGAAGAAGGCTTCGACCCGCTCCAGTTCCGAATCGGGGAAATCCTCGTAGAGCAGGCCGTTGTCCTGGTCGGGATTGAGAAGCATCTCCTTGCGGCCGCCGCTTCCCATGATGATGAGGCAGAAACGGATGGGGGGCGGCACCTTCCCTTCCTGCTTCATCTCGGCGAGAATGAGATCGAAACAGCGCCTCATGATGCAGTGGTGAATATAGGAGAGAATCTCCATGGTCTCGAAATGGGAGCGCGCCTCGCCCATGAGGGCCTTGGCCACCTTGACAACACTGGCACGAGCCGTCACCAGCTCGTCGATGGAGCGCGCCTCCTTGACGCTGCCCACCAGGATCATCGACTTCTGGCTGCGGTATTTCATGAGATCGCGCAAGGTCACCATGCCCACCACTTCACCGCTATCGATGACCGGCATGTGCTTGATGCGGTGCCCCATGAGAAAGCTGGTGGCCTCGTACATATAGGCGTCCACGGGCATGGTATGGGGATTGGCGGTCATGACGTCGGCGGCGGTCAGCATGTCGCAATCGGCGCCTTCCCGAGCCATGACCTTACGCACCAGATCATGCTCGGTGATGATCCCCGCGGCGGCTTTTTGGTCATCTCGGACAATGAGCGAGCCGATGCCACGCTCAATCATCAGGCGAGCCACCTCGCGCACTGGAGTAGTCGACGTACAGGTCTCCACCGGCGACGACATGATCTCGGACAGGCGCTTTTTGAATGGATAGGCCTCCATCTGCGTCAGCGCCTTCTGGGTATGATCCTCGACCATCTCCGAATAGAGGCTGCGCACGCGAGAAAGGATGGTACGAGTGAAGTGCTCGGTAATCTGGGGGCAATGCTTGGCGGCACGGGTCAGCAGTTCCTGAGGCAGCAGATAACACTCCGTGGCTTTCACCGTGCGGGCTCCGGCCGTGTAGCGTTCGCCGGTAAAGATGGGGGTTGCACCGAAAAACTGTCCCTCCTTGCGGTAGTCGACGACCATTTCCACACCGCCGGGAGTCAGGGCGACGATCTCCACCAGCCCCTTATTGATTAAATAAAGATACCCGGTTGGAGAATCATGCTGGTGAAAAACATGGGTGTGGGGAGGGAACTTCTGGGTGACGGCATGCTGTTCGAAATCGGCCAGAATATCCGCCGGGAGCTGACTGAAGGGTTCCGTAGCTTGTAAGGTCTTTATCAAATCCATGACAACCCCGCTTTTGCCTGCCATAACTCTGCCCTGGTGTGCCGTCATACGAAAAAAGCCTCCTGGAACGGGAAGCTTCTTTCATTGTTCGAACGGGGACAACCCGCCATCAGGAGGCGGAGGAGTCTTTCTTCTTTTTTTTACGGCCCAGGTTCATGGGATGCGCCTGCCGGCTGATGATGAAATCGAGGAA
Protein-coding regions in this window:
- a CDS encoding putative nucleotidyltransferase substrate binding domain-containing protein translates to MTAHQGRVMAGKSGVVMDLIKTLQATEPFSQLPADILADFEQHAVTQKFPPHTHVFHQHDSPTGYLYLINKGLVEIVALTPGGVEMVVDYRKEGQFFGATPIFTGERYTAGARTVKATECYLLPQELLTRAAKHCPQITEHFTRTILSRVRSLYSEMVEDHTQKALTQMEAYPFKKRLSEIMSSPVETCTSTTPVREVARLMIERGIGSLIVRDDQKAAAGIITEHDLVRKVMAREGADCDMLTAADVMTANPHTMPVDAYMYEATSFLMGHRIKHMPVIDSGEVVGMVTLRDLMKYRSQKSMILVGSVKEARSIDELVTARASVVKVAKALMGEARSHFETMEILSYIHHCIMRRCFDLILAEMKQEGKVPPPIRFCLIIMGSGGRKEMLLNPDQDNGLLYEDFPDSELERVEAFFKPFSERLVQAFERIGYPLCNGKVMANNPYWRGRLKDWKERITRWITVPEPKRVMYSTIFLDFMPLAGDATLCRDLRSILHEALRRHPIFFFYLLENDLNLKSPLGMLGRFVVEKSGEHKGLISLKQAGSVFIVDCVRMFLLEKGVDATTTVERLDELVRLGVFNHETAEHLKAAFEAFTFLRLRHEIALIEQGKTPSHYIDPYALSKNEQDILREALRAAAKLQDSTKRHFGRGMRS